Below is a window of Tolypothrix bouteillei VB521301 DNA.
GTCGAAAGTGGAAGGCTCCTAGGAAAGTACACACAGTTGGTACTGCAACTAAACCAACCAATGTTAAAAAGAACTCACTAGGGATTTCACCTGCTACCGTAGCCAGTACTAACGGTACACCAACAACAGGTAGTATCCCCATACAGACAGTTAACAAAAAAGTGACGTTCCAAACCCAGAATATAGTTTGAATTAGCCCGTTCCAAAACCACCTCACAGCTACCCTCCCTTCAAGCGCTACAGACAACCACTGCTAGACTTCTACACAAGTGTTATGTGGAATTCCGAACAAAGTCATCAGTACTCGTACTTAGCAATCCTTGAGCGATCGCTTTATGCTTTTGCTTGTTTTAACGATCTTCTTTGTTGATTGCTAGTTGAGCGGAAGCCACGTAATGGGTTGAAGCTTCTACCATATTGCATACCTTTTGACATCTGCCTTCTTCACACTTTGTTGTTCAACTTCTTCCATCTTTTTTTAGCTCATCGTCTTCAAAAGCTTACGGAGTCAGATTTTTAGCTTGCTTGTCATCCTGTTATATATTTTTCAGGATAGATAAATTAATAGTTCATCTATCTATAGACGTAAAAAAAATATGCAAAAACTTACTGCTAAAGGTATAGTAAGGAATTATAAAAATTAACAATAATAAGAATAGAGTGTTCCCAAAACAGCCATGAGTTTTGACAAAAGCTCATGCAGATCTGTTTGATTATCTATTCGACTATAAAGATGAAAAGCAAGTATCCGGTTAAAATTAAAAGTTAACTGTTACTTGATGTTCATTTATACATATAAGCTGGTCTAAAGCTAGAGGGTATGTCAATTGAAAAAATTGTTCGGATCGCTAGTAAATGTGGTTTGCTAGTGTGTCTGTGAATGGCGTATATGCAATACATATATGCAATTGTGATTGGTATCCATATTTACTGGAACGACCAAGGTTCTCAACTGAATCCAACAGTTCATACTTAGTGTGAAGAATTGGATAAATTTTAAGAAAAATCGGAGAGTATTAAATATGCCATGTTTTTTTATTTGGCATTTACTTAACCAACTTCAGATAAGATAATTTTATTGACTCCTTTTCCGCTTTAAAATTACCGAGCCTTGTAGGGTAGGCATTTCCTATCATCCTGTTTGGGTAATCTTTTCGCGTGAAGAGAGTAATAACTTAAAAATTAAGGTACAGATCCTTCTATCATCGGTATTTTAGAGTGTCAAAGATGTTTGCTCTGTCAAGGCAGCTTTGACAATAAAAGGAATAAAAACTTTACTGAGGTGGAACTAAAAATTTTCTTAGTTCTACCTTTTCTCATAGCGTTCGCACGCACAGCAATCCATTAATAAATAATCTTGCAAGCCCTACATATTAATAGTAGGTATTAACTCAAAAAGTAAGATAAGTAAGATAAGTAGAAAGAAATGAGAAAAGCTTTTATGAGTTCCCTTATCTGGGTTAAAATTTTTCAAAATTACTCTTACAACTATGCATTACGAGTTTTTTCCAAATAAATCTCGATTGCAAGAGTATTCTGAAGATACAAAACCTACTTTTCATACTATTGATTGAAAATTTAATTTAAAGTGAATTAAGAAAGTCAATTAAGAAAAATTTTAAAAAGAATAGGAAAAAATAGTATGTTTTATAGTTGCAAAATCAAGAGAAAATGATATTGTAAAATACAGGGGATTGTGATTGAGGTAAGTGTAAGAGCTTATTAACTAGCTTGGCACAACTACCATATCAACAGCCCTAAATTTTAGTTAATAGCGCACAGCAAAAGAATAATATCGTTGAACTATTTGGTTGAGATAACTTTACGCAATAAAAAACTGATAACACATAAACCTGGAGTAACACAAAGTAAATGTTGCGACAATTTTATAATATCGTAGGTGTCTTAAGGGAAAGAGCCCTATATCAAAACGACCAAAGAGCTTATAGCTTTATAAAAAATGCAGACACAGAATTAGCTAGTTTGACTTATGAGGAATTAGAGCGACTGTCACGAGCGATCGCGGCAAAACTGCAGAGCATAGGAGCTAGCAGACAACGAGCCTTCCTGGTATATCCATCGGGGCTAAAATTTATTACTGCCTTTTTTAAATGTCTGTATGCAGGAGTGGTAGCGGTTCTAGCTTATCCATCCAGACGCAATCAAAAAATGTCGCGACCCGAAGCAATTGTCGCGGATGTCCAGCTTCAGGTGTTAGTAAAAATTGAGATTTAGACTCTACAAAACCCACTTTTTTACTGGTTTCTAAAATGGAATTTAGAGTACACAAAACCTACTTCTCGTACAAAAAGGTTGAAATTTCATTTACCAGACTAAAAACAAATTTCTTAGAAAGGACTATACTTTAAGAAGTAAATATTTATCTACTTTAAGAGGTAGTTTCTAAATTAAAGTACAATGATAATGTTTACTTTAGGTGACATACATTAAGTGAATGTAAACTTAATACCGCTCGTTTAATGTGTGTCTTGACGTTAGTTACATCTAATGTCAAAGCAAGAGTTTTGCATTAGTTTACAGTCTTGTACCGTTTCCATATGAAGATGCATAAAAAGAACTCCACCGCTTGCGGCATATGCGCGAAGAGCGGAGGGGTTAGGAGGGGTAAAAATCTTGTACAGCTTCATAGAAAATTGGTATTAAGCAAGCGCTATTGAGTGTAGAGCTTGTTACTTAAATAAGAGCATTTACCATATGGCTCCACTAAATTTTTAATGTCAAATAAATTACAAGAGTGAAACAATGTTACAGAAATTTTGTACTATAGTAGACGTGTTAAGGGAAAGAGCTTTAGAGCAGAAAAGCCAAAGAGCTTATACCTTTATAAAAGATGCAGACACAGAATTAGCTAGTCTAACTTATGAAGAATTAGACCGACTGTCACGAGCGATCGCGGCAAAATTGCAGAGCATAGGAGCTAGCGGACAACGAGCCTTGCTGCTATATCCATCGGGGCTGGAATTTATTGCTGCCTTTTTCGGATGTCTGTATGCAGGAGTGGTGGCGGTTCCAGCTTATCCACCCAGACGCAATCAAAAAATGTCCCGGCTTGAGGCAATTGTCGCGGATGCCCAGCCTCAGGTGTTACTGACAACAGAGGCTTTATTAAGTAACATCAAGAGTCGCTTTTCTGAGAATGAAGGACTAGCCGACTTGCAGTGTTTTGCTACAGATAGCATCGACCGCTCTCAAGCAGAATCATGGCAAGAAACAGCTTTGTCCAGCAATACTCTAGCCTTTCTCCAGTACACTTCTGGCTCTACAGGAACTCCAAAAGGAGTGATGGTCAGTCACGGTAATGTGCTGCACAACGAACAGCTGATTCAGAAGGGATTTGAACAGAATTCACAATCTATTGTCGTTGGCTGGTTGCCTCTTTTTCATGACATGGGTCTTATTGGGAATTTACTTCAGCCTTTGTACTTGGGTATTCCATGCATTCTCATGTCTCCAGAGGCTTTTTTCCAACGCCCTTTGCGTTGGCTCCAGGCTATTTCCCACTACAAAGCTACTACCAGTGGCGGACCTAATTTTGCCTATGACTTGTGCGTACACAAGATTACTCCCGAAGAGAAGGCAACTCTCGACCTCAGTAGTTGGCAAGTGGCTTTCAACGGAGCCGAACCAGTCCGCGCCGAGACAATGAAAAAATTTGCAGAGGCTTTTGCATCTTGTGGCTTTCGTCACGAAGCATTTTACCCATGTTATGGTATGGCGGAAACGACTTTAATTGTTTCTGGTGGTTGTGCAAGCGCTCCGCCCGTCTTACAAACTGTCCAAAAAGCAGCACTAGAGAAAAATCAGGTGGTTTTAGCTGACAGCACAAAAGACAATTTCACTCAAACAATAGTTGGTTGCGGTCAACCGTTGGAGGATCTAAAGGTTGTTATTGCCCATCCGGAAACTATGACCCGCTGCAAACCTAATGAGGTGGGTGAAATTTGGGTATCTGGTTCTAGCGTTGCCCAAGGCTATTGGAATCGACCAGAACAGACCGAGGAAACGTTTCGAGCACAATTGC
It encodes the following:
- a CDS encoding AMP-binding protein, giving the protein MLRQFYNIVGVLRERALYQNDQRAYSFIKNADTELASLTYEELERLSRAIAAKLQSIGASRQRAFLVYPSGLKFITAFFKCLYAGVVAVLAYPSRRNQKMSRPEAIVADVQLQVLVKIEI
- a CDS encoding fatty acyl-AMP ligase encodes the protein MLQKFCTIVDVLRERALEQKSQRAYTFIKDADTELASLTYEELDRLSRAIAAKLQSIGASGQRALLLYPSGLEFIAAFFGCLYAGVVAVPAYPPRRNQKMSRLEAIVADAQPQVLLTTEALLSNIKSRFSENEGLADLQCFATDSIDRSQAESWQETALSSNTLAFLQYTSGSTGTPKGVMVSHGNVLHNEQLIQKGFEQNSQSIVVGWLPLFHDMGLIGNLLQPLYLGIPCILMSPEAFFQRPLRWLQAISHYKATTSGGPNFAYDLCVHKITPEEKATLDLSSWQVAFNGAEPVRAETMKKFAEAFASCGFRHEAFYPCYGMAETTLIVSGGCASAPPVLQTVQKAALEKNQVVLADSTKDNFTQTIVGCGQPLEDLKVVIAHPETMTRCKPNEVGEIWVSGSSVAQGYWNRPEQTEETFRAQLQDTGEGPFLRTGDLGFLHDGELFVTGRVKDMIIIRGQNHYPQDIELTVEKSHPALRAGCGAVFTVEVKGEERLVVVQEVERNYLRKLNVNEVVGSINQAVAAEHGLQVYATVLVKTGSIPKTSSGKIQRNTCRSEFLRGSLNVLEDWSENPESKTKFLHLHTEIESLLQQLQASKQ